Within Candidatus Palauibacter scopulicola, the genomic segment GACGACCAAGAAGAGGATCGAGACCATGAGCATGGACCGCCGCGACTTCGTTCGAACTTCCGCCGCCGGCCTGGCCGCGGCCGCCACGCCCGCCGCTCTGGCCGCCGAGCGCCGCCCTTCCCGGGCCTCCGACGGCTTCGGGGCTCCCGCCGTCCACGCTTCGCGGGACACCCGGCCCATCATCGTCTCCGACCTCAGCGGGATCCGCTTCAACAACGGCGGGCCCGAGACTTCGGTGGAGCGCGCCTTCCGCGGCATCGTCGAGGGCGAGGACCTGCTCGACGCCCTCATCGCGGGCGTGAACATCCCGGAGAACGACCCGACGGAGATGGGGATCGGCTACGGCGGGCTGCCCAACGCGGACGGCGTCGTCCAGCTCGATGCCTGCTGCATGCACGGGCCCCGGCGCTGGGCCGGCGGCGTCGCGGCGCTCGAGGGCGTCCGCACCCCGTCGCTCGTGGCGAAGGCCGTGGCCGAACTCACCGACCATCACCTGCTCGTCGGGGCCGGCGCCCAGGCGTTCGCGCGCCAACTCGGGTTCGAGATCGAGGACGACCTCAACACGGAGGCCTCGCGCGCCCTGTGGCTCGAATGGCGCCGGCGGATCGATCCCGGCCACTGGCTCGACCCGCGCAAGCGGCTCGAAGCCGGGCTCTCGATGGTCGACGACGGACTGATCCCGGCCCACTCCTTCTGGGGCACGACGAACTCCAACGCGGTGAACGCGGACGGGGACATCTGCGGCGTCACGACGACGAGCGGCCTCTCGTGGAAGATCCCGGGCCGCACCGGCGACTCTCCGATCCTCGGCGCCGGCCTGTACGTGGACAACGAC encodes:
- a CDS encoding N(4)-(beta-N-acetylglucosaminyl)-L-asparaginase, which codes for MSMDRRDFVRTSAAGLAAAATPAALAAERRPSRASDGFGAPAVHASRDTRPIIVSDLSGIRFNNGGPETSVERAFRGIVEGEDLLDALIAGVNIPENDPTEMGIGYGGLPNADGVVQLDACCMHGPRRWAGGVAALEGVRTPSLVAKAVAELTDHHLLVGAGAQAFARQLGFEIEDDLNTEASRALWLEWRRRIDPGHWLDPRKRLEAGLSMVDDGLIPAHSFWGTTNSNAVNADGDICGVTTTSGLSWKIPGRTGDSPILGAGLYVDNDVGAVGSTGRGEANLYNLSSFLAVEFMRQGMSPLDAGMATLERIKSNTVESRLLNARGLPSFDVRFFLLNKAGETAGVALYGSAETHYAVCTENGPEERPFEGLLEGSPRDA